cattttctattagtatatagtatatatagaTGATCAAATGATTATACAATATTAATGTGTGTTCATTTTCTATTACTATATAGTATATAGATGATCAAATGATTATACAATATTACTGTGGAATCGAAAATTCATAAGATGTAAATTGCCTCTGACTTAATGAATCATCATTTGTGGTGGTCAAATGCTGGAACTTTTATTTcacttattaataaaatatttttttaaccatttaaCAATTGCTTGCAAGTTATACAATTAGTCATAGAACAATAGAATACAAAATTATCTGAAACTCTTATCCTATTTTCATCATAATTAAATGttccaatattataattttgtaaTCAATCAACATGGTCGAAACAGAACACAGAGACACACTTGGTTGCGTTAAAAGGAATGTCATTAAGACTCAGATTTCTCCTCCGTACTATATACTTACTCAAACTTATCCTCCATGCTACGAACAGATTTCTCCATTTCCTCCACCTTTTTCTGCAGTCTCTTATTTTCTGTTTGTTCTTtctacagttaaaaaaaaagataatattgtaaaatttaagcatttcattaccatataaaaaaggagaaaaatttTACTGAGAAAAATAAGTATGCATGTTTTCAGTGTgtgttacatgtacctgtatggCTTTCTATCCTATTACCTGTGCTATACCTGtagtttaccccccccccccccccccccccaagcatGGTGCTTTACATGTATTGTCTATGTTTTATCTTCATTATGTCTATGCTTTACCTGTATTATCTTCCCTCTCTGCATTGCTAGGTCCAGTAACTCATCTTTCTCCTTCACCAATGACTGTAATTTGGTCTGAGACTCTAGATCTGCAGACCTCTTGTCATCCATTTGATTCTGCAGCTTGTAATTAGCACCTGTGTTAATAAAAGTAAATCAAAATCAGATGAGCAATTAAATTAtaatcagttttttttaaactgtaaaatatcaaacagtAATTGAGTGTATTTTACTGTAATAGTCACCTTATTTATTGCGATACTGACCCTATATatagtactacatgtaataacaacattattcaagaaataaaatatgaatttttgtgaATGTTGCAAAATAATCTCCGAGGTTGAGAAATGgtgttttgaatttgatataaaagcCAATGAGTTAAGCGAGGCTTTTATGTTTCAAAGAACATTTTGAGACAGTGCCATCTTTTTGATCTCAGCAAAACCTGTTGTAGAAAACCCCTTATAACTGATCTCATACATTGCTAACTCTGACTTAATATTTAAGCCTTTTAACCCACAAGTCTGACCTTAAACCCTATTAATAAATCTGACATTTCCTCTGTTACTAGAGTTTAGTAGTCAATTCTTTGATGTCCCACCTTTTGACCCTTTGATACCGACCATTTTTTCCTTTTGACCTGCTGATACTGACTGCTTAACCTTTCCTATTTGTCCTATAGTTAAGAGGTCAATGCTTTGAGGACTGACCTTTTGACCCTATAATACTGACCTTTTAACCTTTCCTCTGTGTCCTGCAGTTTAGAGGTCAGGGCTTTGAGGTCAGTCCTATACTGTTCCTGGAGGCGGTCCACCTCTCTCTGAAGCTCCTGCTCCTTGGCTCTCAGATCCTGGATACTTTGCCTATAGGAAGGCAGTAACATGTAAAATCAGGAtgcaattatttcattttaagatgTCAAATTGTCAATCAACCAGACTTCAAACTTAGACAACCAGCACACCATTATTTCAATGATTATTGAAAACCTACAGTTGATTATGCTTCAACTCTCTCTCCAAGTAGAAGCATTtagttatcaattattttcatcaGAACTTGGCACTTTagattaattcatatttattattCATCAAGCAAGGTAACCAACTAAATGTGAGTTATATTTGAGCAGTGCCCCAAAATAGACTGTTGCATGTCtgattttcaaatgtattgtgACATCAGCTATATTGCAGCATTTGACAACACCATGGTGtcatagtttcaactgcagaaaTGCACCTAAAAGGTTATCAAAACAATGttaactgtcttgaaatataacTAACTAAGGTGATATTTGGGCTAAGGTCAAAATATAAAGAAGGCTCCACAAGCATTTCCTGCTATCATATTTTGACCTTACCCTCACCctgatattgttatttattacatacttagtaataaatacagatTTTGCATATCTGATAAAGATCACATCCCAAAACTCATATCGGCCTCCGGaactgatacaggttatcagccctagggctgatacggatccgtatcacaccccttgaggaactcctctgccttttttcCGTTTCGGCATTTGTGCATGTTTCCAGAAGCTTAAGGaaactaaaacatttcttaCGTCGACATTTTAAATGCAGTTGAAAACTTATGTTTTGGAGCAGTTAATTTCAAAACACTAGGAAATTTCGGTTCTGTAGCTACATGTTTGGTAAAACAACAAgatcttatattttatttagtaCATATACAGACtactttcaaataatatttaaaatcaatttgttcaagttgatgcctttttaattttttattactaagtatgtaataaatataataataaatacccttTTCAATATCAAACCCTGTATCAGTactcgaccaatatcatccctcgggctgatattggagtctcgggctgtTACTGGCTGTGATATGGTAAAGGGTACGTATTATTCTCAATAAGACTGTAACCATGTATTTTGTAGATACTGTATACAATGTGTATATATGATAGAATTACCTCTGTCTCAGTTCTTGAGAACTATTTTGTTCCTTCATACTGGCAAGTTTCTTTTCCAAATCAGCAATGAGTTGGTCTTTTTCGACAATTGCACCAGAAAACAATCTAGCATTTTCGTCTCTGAGCCGAGAATTTTCAAGTCGGAGTTCTTGATTGGAGCGCTTGTATTCGTCCTTGATTTTAATCATTTCCTGATGATTTGATGCAAGCTCATCGAAGCGTTTTTCAAGTAAAGTATTTTTCCGTATTTCTGCGTTTAACATTTCTTGAGCATTGCCTCTGAATTCAATCAACTCTTTGTTGATTCGCTCCAAGGTGGAGGTTTTGCCTTGCACGTCATCGGCTCGCTGTTTAAGGATCATAATCAGCTGACATTGTTCGTCGATTCGAGATCGCAGCATGGCATTCTCTTTCTTGTCATCTTCAGACAGATTCTTCAGTTTATCCAAATTGCTTTTCATGTCCTCTACAtcctaaaataaaaatcatacatgcATAACTTTATGATCCAATTATTCAGTTAGTTAGATTTCTAGTCCACACAAAAGCTCTAAAAGTagtagttctttttttttaataatttttttttctatatcttgCTCACAAACATTTCACCTGCAATATTCTTTTATAATGcttaacaatatttaatcaaGTAAGAAACATATCGTACATATGATTGAACAACAAGGATTGCCTATGTAAGCTATCTCTTTGTTcaacattgttacatgtaccaatTATCGAGCACCTTAAAAATATGATTCATCATGCATCATTAGCCCTACATTTCACGTTGacaatgaatttttattattatgatcAAACTGTGTTTATCGATATatatttaccatgtttacagtCAAATTAATTGatcaaaacattaaacattatGTTATAATTTCCCCCAAACAAAACTAAATAAGTTCAAGGTAGATCTGACCACCTTCTTGTTTGATTTACTGTCGACCAAGTGGACATCGACCATATCGAAAGCAGTTACCCGTTCACTGCTGGTCACCATCCCGCGTATGTCCTTAGGGTTCCTCGTATTCGACATTTTTCTTGGTTTACATGACACCGTTAACTAAAACATGGTACAGAACACGCATAAATTCTACAAAATTTGACAAGTCGCATTTTGCTGCCATGAAAACATGACGCCGGAAATAACAGAAATCGGAACTGTCCAAAAGTTTTAATCAACAGAACGCTTAAAACGcttgtgaaaaaaaagataGGCATCTAAAAGATCTAGATTTTGATGCGGAGCCCGGTACATATTTATTAGGCCTATCTCTTggcataaattttataaaataatgaatcatgaaattattttttatgttacaTGTTACAATGTTAAATCAAGATCATTTTATACTGTTTAGGACTTTTACGACAACAGGAATGTAAACTGGTTCACCTCTAAATTGAAAGCGAAAGTTAACCCACGGAAGGACGAAATGAAATGATAACTTGAGCAGCTTGTTTTGTGTATGTCTGTCTTATCATACTATATCGTGCAAAGCAAAGTACTTCCAGTGGCACAATACACAACGCCTGTTAAAATTCAGGCTCATATAGTTAGACTTCTCTGTATTTTTGGGACTTCATCCGagacatttgattttttgtgaaaaatttgttttaagagATATACATTTCTGAAATGCTTATTTagatcagggacgtatatacgtccctgtttAGATCAATAAGCCCTAAACCCTGTCAAGGTAACTTGTCAGGGCAACTTGACATGGTTTAATGAACAATGATGTATTAAACATCAATTGCATGTTAATCtacgtcatttaattatctaccatCTAAAACTTTGCCTAAATGTAGACCTATTAATTTGCACTGCAAGAAAGGGTAAATTAGCATGCCTAAAACTTTTGCTatctagaataaaaaaaaaagcttgaatattagttactttttttaatttcagatctTTATTAGGAGAAACAAAACATAGATATATCCAGGATGAGTAACCTGAAAGTACATTGGTCCCCGATCCACGACGATGTGTTTTGCACATGTAGTCCAAACAAAATCCTACTGTATAAAGTGGTACACTCCACAGAGAAGCCAACACAGAAAGGTGAGTAAACAAAGTGTTATCTGTTTGTATAATGTGCTATTTCATTGTCTTAAGATCAAAACATTTACACATGTGTACTTTTTTGATGGTGTTGTAATTTCTTGTATCGAACTGTATGAcgttgtatttatattttgtgcAATGATGCAAGATCTTCTCAATTTCTGTTCCTGATgataaagaattgaaatattAGGAGGATGTAAAATTCATACAATTCATGCAATAGATTCAGAATTTATAATCACATAAACTCGGTTGTAAGAGGTTGCACTTTTTTGCTGTTTATAAAGTGTGAACTGTGTAGCCAAGttcatatttgtataaattatgtAGCTATTGGATTAATTCTTGTTATAAGATGTGATAGTCcataaaaaccaaaacaaaaattgttcttGCTAAAGAAGATACTGTGTAATCTTCATTTTTTGTGGAGGATCAATGTTTGTGGCTTTTGTGGGTAACCCTTGTCATCGAATTTACATGAGTAACCATTATGCACAATAATAAACATGAGTTTTGTGACTGAAAAAAGACGAACATAAACATTTGTATAATACATCCATGTATCTTTTATGTCTTTTTGCATGAGGTTGGACTCCGTGTATTGTTGATTAACATAAAGTCTATAGtcttccttttctttttttagatcAAAGTTTCAACAGTGTGATCtatatgatgtaaatattgtataacaGTGTGATCTAGATGatgtaaatacaatgtattatatTACTCTATAATTGACAGTGCCCTCGATGAAACAGATGTCAGACACCCTCTGGGCAGTGGAACAACCCAAGTCTATTGAGATGGGGATGCTAAAGGTCGGTGATGGTGATGGAGTCTGTGAAATGTTAGGTTAATGTAGAGCGGGAGGAATAAacatccgcgtaaaatcgcggaAAAGCACATCTTGCAGATTTTAAACTCTTGCTTTTATTTAATAGACAGTGTTGAGTTATATGAAATTATAaccaaaaaaattgtgtttgcGATTTAATACTCTCGCGATTTGATTCAAAAAAGCTttatcgcagaattaagtactcaattatgtaaacaaggaATCTATAGTATAAGATTATGTTAATTATTACCCATAGTTACCTTGATAGTCCATGTTAGCTTTATCAATAAAGCTGCATGTATACCAACAGAAAAcctaattatttttctttctcttatttaaaaacatctacatacatgtactgttaaccAACTTTTCTTCGCCTGTAAGAAATTTTTGTGAGGTTTGCAAGAGCCACATCATCGTGAATTTTTCTCGCTGTGAACCAGTCCATGTCGTATGGTGGTTATAACAATATCGCTTTGGATAAGGTTTCGTTGAGAACATTAGTCATTGCGAACTAGTTTATCAGAAGTAAATGGCAAAATAAAGTTGTCGCGAATAAGAGTTGGTTCGCAGTATTTAACTTtaagttaaatttttaacaaaaattattgtGATTTACAGACAGTAGCTTGGTACCCGAAACCTGAACCAGACAACATGCTGGCCATTGGGCTGGCCAATGGGAGAGTTATATTGAACAAGTAAGTAGGTCTGGAAAATAACTTAAAGCCATTTCATTGTGGCCAGATATTGATGAAAATTTAGAGCTACATGTACACGTGTTAACCTGTCATCATATCTGCTTGGTGCTTGTCTGAATCTACCATACTCTTGTCCATTTATCAACATTGTAACAATGTATGTTTCTCATTTCTTGGTTATGAAATCCCTTAGGCTAGATGACAGTTCTTTAAATCTGtttgttatcaattatgatTGTTACAAGTATGACTAGAAATAAACTGTGTAGCTGTGTTCACTCTgatgaataaaaaaacaaagcagATTGCTGAGATACTGTAGACTGGCAAATAAtcacgatggttttaatttcactatctTCGCGTTTTTTATCGTTTTTCCGCTAAAATAAACCCAATTGCAtcgtaaatattaatattagttttttaaaacattttattgcttatatttTGATCAACTGGTTTTCTTTGagtgtgaaattaaaaccatcgcgaCTGGTACTTTTTAGAgtttatgaaattttaacatcatggaattaaaacgacttacagtataTTTATGAATGCTCTTTTTCTTGAATTACAGTTTTAGCGGTAATAGCGAGAGTGACCTAATTAAAAAGGAGTTTGGTAAGAACAATTCAGCACACAATATTAGCATTATGTCCGTAAAAATATCTAGTCTCTATTTACAgtcactgtaaaaaaaaaaaaaaaaaggtaacatGTTCGTATAAAGTTAGACGTGACGCATAAAAGTTTGTGACTGCTTTTACCTTTGGCTCCAACTTtcactaaaattttcaaatcactcaTCACTCAGCACAGTTCTCAACTCAAATTCTTTCAAGAGAAGTGCAGAAATTTAAGAAGTCAAATCTTAGAGTTGTTttgattgttttgaaaatactttATTGATCTTCAAAAGGATCAGAAACACGTTCTGAGAACTTAGTACTAGTTCTTCTTTTTAGAGTTGAGGCTGAGTTTTGACTTGACAAATGTTGGTGACGAAGGGGCCACCTGTTGTTCACATTCGAAAATTGATCATAACAATctgtttattttattctattGCTGACCTGCTCTTGTGTATCAGGATGTAGACTAACTAACTGACTAACTAACTAACTAACTAATTAACTAACTAACTGTTATTATTATCTTTCAGTCCCCAAGCATACTCGATCCTGTATTTACTTGAACTGGAACCCAGTGGACAGCCATTTAGTAGGttattttctttggtttttcatcaatattcatttataccaattttcatggacTTCATGGTTTTCTGTAGGCTCAAACCTTAAGTTGATATTTCCCCCAAAATATGCATGTGtatcttaattatttttgtcaaatgGTTTTTTAAATCTACTTGAAAGGTGTAATTTTTTAACTGTCCTTTCACTACAATAAAGTATTTACTATATCTTTTGCATGCTTTGTTGATGGTGcaattaaagcatttttttttcagaataaagaAATTGTATTTAACACTAAATTTCAAACCAACAATAGGCAATTGCTGCATATTGACAATCTCTTTGTTCTAAGTCTATGCATAGTTGTAGGACAGATGAATGATAACCCAAAGTTCTCTCCTACatacttattattattattagttttttttttttttttttttttttgggggggggggttggttggTTGGTTGGTTGGTTGGATAGATGGGTTAGGTTCTAAGTTTGACAAAGactgtataatataataatgctAAGGTCAATTTCATGCACAGTTTATTCA
The window above is part of the Magallana gigas chromosome 10, xbMagGiga1.1, whole genome shotgun sequence genome. Proteins encoded here:
- the LOC105334831 gene encoding coiled-coil domain-containing protein 89 isoform X1 encodes the protein MSNTRNPKDIRGMVTSSERVTAFDMVDVHLVDSKSNKKDVEDMKSNLDKLKNLSEDDKKENAMLRSRIDEQCQLIMILKQRADDVQGKTSTLERINKELIEFRGNAQEMLNAEIRKNTLLEKRFDELASNHQEMIKIKDEYKRSNQELRLENSRLRDENARLFSGAIVEKDQLIADLEKKLASMKEQNSSQELRQRQSIQDLRAKEQELQREVDRLQEQYRTDLKALTSKLQDTEERLKGANYKLQNQMDDKRSADLESQTKLQSLVKEKDELLDLAMQRGKIIQKEQTENKRLQKKVEEMEKSVRSMEDKFEREAATVNSNLQVRKLRDELSSAETRCQEVMRDFEAFKKYSNTLLQKEKEINERLRHLAE
- the LOC105334831 gene encoding coiled-coil domain-containing protein 89 isoform X2, with product MSNTRNPKDIRGMVTSSERDVEDMKSNLDKLKNLSEDDKKENAMLRSRIDEQCQLIMILKQRADDVQGKTSTLERINKELIEFRGNAQEMLNAEIRKNTLLEKRFDELASNHQEMIKIKDEYKRSNQELRLENSRLRDENARLFSGAIVEKDQLIADLEKKLASMKEQNSSQELRQRQSIQDLRAKEQELQREVDRLQEQYRTDLKALTSKLQDTEERLKGANYKLQNQMDDKRSADLESQTKLQSLVKEKDELLDLAMQRGKIIQKEQTENKRLQKKVEEMEKSVRSMEDKFEREAATVNSNLQVRKLRDELSSAETRCQEVMRDFEAFKKYSNTLLQKEKEINERLRHLAE